In a genomic window of Myxococcales bacterium:
- a CDS encoding DUF3556 domain-containing protein: MPRAVDRLEDHEWVDGELVAGLALGWNFGDGHLHDEGLIAALQAQCEFAPGELRCVLVEAQPLCRPTLAWRIVDAATGEVDRGTLAIADLRARQPWG; the protein is encoded by the coding sequence GTGCCGCGCGCGGTCGATCGCCTCGAGGACCACGAGTGGGTCGACGGCGAGCTGGTCGCCGGGCTCGCGCTCGGCTGGAACTTCGGCGACGGCCACCTCCACGACGAGGGCCTGATCGCCGCGCTGCAGGCCCAGTGCGAGTTCGCGCCCGGCGAGCTGCGCTGCGTCCTGGTCGAGGCCCAGCCGCTGTGCCGCCCGACCCTGGCCTGGCGCATCGTCGACGCGGCCACCGGCGAGGTCGACCGCGGCACGCTCGCGATCGCCGACCTGCGCGCGCGCCAGCCCTGGGGCTGA
- a CDS encoding long-chain fatty acid--CoA ligase, with protein sequence MAIAPTDRAAIIYTSGSTGRPRGAVLRHGNIIANVRSIVSYLELGDDERALALLPFFYVYGLSILTMTFAVAGAVVVENRFQYPTTALDTLARERVTGISGVPSTYAILMHRTDFAARLGAGLPDLRWLTQAGGGMSPTLTRAVLDAVGARRLFVMYGATEASARLAYVPPAELPDAVGAIGRAIPGVTLTVRDPDGAPCAVDQPGELYAEGPNLMEGYWNDPDETARVLGPHGYRTGDLARRDSAGRLWLVGRARDLLKVGGHRVSAKEIEDAILEHPAVHECAVLGVPDELLGDKLRAFVVPCSPGGIDAATLGVFLKGRLPAYKIPAQIELRDDLPKNSSGKIMKEALREPG encoded by the coding sequence GTGGCGATCGCGCCCACCGATCGCGCGGCGATCATCTACACCTCGGGCTCGACCGGGCGCCCGCGCGGCGCGGTGCTGCGCCACGGCAACATCATCGCCAACGTGCGCTCGATCGTCAGCTACCTCGAGCTCGGCGACGACGAGCGCGCGCTGGCGCTGCTGCCGTTCTTCTACGTCTACGGCCTGTCGATCCTGACGATGACGTTCGCCGTCGCGGGCGCCGTCGTCGTCGAGAACCGCTTCCAGTACCCGACCACCGCGCTCGACACGCTCGCGCGCGAGCGGGTCACCGGGATCTCGGGCGTGCCGTCGACCTACGCGATCCTGATGCACCGGACCGACTTCGCGGCCCGCCTCGGCGCCGGCCTGCCCGACCTGCGCTGGCTGACCCAGGCCGGCGGCGGCATGAGCCCGACGCTCACGCGCGCGGTGCTCGACGCCGTCGGCGCCCGCCGGCTGTTCGTCATGTACGGCGCCACCGAGGCCTCGGCCCGGCTGGCGTACGTGCCGCCGGCCGAGCTGCCCGACGCGGTCGGCGCGATCGGCCGTGCCATCCCCGGCGTGACCCTGACCGTGCGCGATCCCGACGGCGCCCCGTGCGCGGTCGACCAGCCGGGCGAGCTCTACGCCGAGGGGCCCAACCTGATGGAGGGCTACTGGAACGATCCCGACGAGACCGCGCGCGTGCTCGGCCCCCACGGCTACCGCACCGGTGACCTGGCGCGGCGCGACAGCGCCGGGCGCCTGTGGCTGGTCGGCCGGGCCCGCGACCTGCTCAAGGTCGGCGGCCACCGGGTGTCGGCCAAGGAGATCGAGGACGCGATCCTCGAGCACCCGGCGGTCCACGAGTGCGCGGTCCTCGGCGTGCCCGACGAGCTGCTCGGCGACAAGCTGCGCGCGTTCGTCGTCCCGTGCAGCCCGGGCGGCATCGACGCCGCGACCCTCGGGGTGTTCCTCAAGGGCCGCCTGCCGGCCTACAAGATCCCGGCGCAGATCGAGCTGCGCGACGACCTGCCCAAGAACTCGAGCGGCAAGATCATGAAGGAGGCGCTGCGCGAGCCGGGCTGA
- a CDS encoding glycosyltransferase family 4 protein translates to MRVLQLIKIGTGATWAERQIAQLVAHGVELHVAVPDGPMVARYRAAGATVHIADVGASVRHPGRSVAAAARLRALVAEIRPELIHSHFVSTTLTMRLALGPDHPIPRVFQVPGPLHLEHPVTRAGELAVAGPADYWIGSCEWTCRRYLASGIEPSRVFHSVYGVDVEQFVPRRAPGQLRAEHRLAPDSHLVGLVAFMYAPRWWLGQRAGLKGHEDLIEALARVRARGHDVIGVFVGGAWAGAVDYERRVRALGRARLGDAALFLGTRTDVPDLYAEMELVVHPSHSENLGGASESLLLGRPTIATRVGGLPDLVRDGETGWLVPPRSPGALADTIVEALASPERARRLATAGEALAREVMDVRRTGAEVARIYHQIVSGHRRGRR, encoded by the coding sequence GTGCGCGTCCTGCAGCTCATCAAGATCGGCACCGGCGCGACGTGGGCCGAGCGTCAGATCGCCCAGCTGGTCGCGCACGGCGTCGAGCTCCACGTCGCGGTCCCGGACGGCCCGATGGTCGCGCGCTACCGCGCCGCCGGCGCCACGGTCCACATCGCCGACGTCGGCGCGAGCGTGCGCCACCCCGGCCGGTCGGTGGCGGCCGCCGCGCGCCTGCGCGCGCTGGTCGCGGAGATCCGCCCCGAGCTGATCCACAGCCACTTCGTGTCGACGACCCTGACCATGCGGCTCGCGCTGGGACCGGACCACCCGATCCCGAGGGTGTTCCAGGTCCCGGGGCCGCTCCACCTCGAGCACCCGGTGACGCGCGCCGGCGAGCTCGCGGTCGCCGGCCCGGCCGACTACTGGATCGGCTCGTGCGAGTGGACCTGCCGCCGCTACCTCGCCAGCGGGATCGAGCCGAGCCGGGTCTTCCACTCGGTCTACGGCGTCGACGTCGAGCAGTTCGTGCCGCGCCGCGCGCCGGGCCAGCTGCGGGCCGAGCACCGCCTGGCGCCCGACAGTCACCTGGTCGGGCTGGTCGCGTTCATGTACGCGCCGCGGTGGTGGCTGGGGCAGCGCGCCGGCCTCAAGGGCCACGAGGATCTGATCGAGGCGCTCGCCCGGGTGCGCGCCCGCGGCCACGACGTGATCGGCGTGTTCGTCGGCGGGGCCTGGGCCGGCGCGGTCGATTACGAGCGCCGGGTCCGAGCCCTGGGCCGCGCGCGCCTCGGCGACGCCGCGCTGTTCCTGGGCACCCGCACCGACGTCCCCGATCTCTACGCCGAGATGGAGCTGGTGGTGCACCCGTCGCACTCGGAGAACCTGGGCGGCGCGTCGGAGTCGCTGCTGCTGGGTCGACCGACCATCGCGACCCGGGTCGGGGGCCTGCCCGACCTGGTCCGGGATGGCGAGACCGGCTGGCTGGTGCCGCCGCGCAGCCCCGGCGCCCTCGCCGACACGATCGTCGAGGCCCTGGCCTCACCCGAGCGCGCGCGGCGGCTGGCGACGGCCGGCGAGGCGCTGGCGCGCGAGGTGATGGACGTGCGCCGGACCGGCGCCGAGGTCGCGCGCATCTACCACCAGATCGTCAGCGGCCATCGTCGCGGTCGGCGGTGA
- a CDS encoding glycosyltransferase family 4 protein, with the protein MKIAVSSEYHFVRGADGVYTDASYPYKFWSELADVFDEVVLLARVGDRPARAGDRRVDGPGVRVVAVPDFVGPGALVTRAPGLVRAAVATTRAVDVVLVRAPGVVATAVHAAARATRRPYAIEVVGDPGESLVAAGGSLVRLATIGRWLLRRQVAGVSASRFVTQRVLQRRFPPRPDTFTIGASDLELPDDVFAQPPVAIAPGPTLDLVFVGSLARPYKGLDVLLAALARTRDAHRLTVVGDGALRPALEADAAARGLAARVQFVGTVPAHAVFDQLRAADLFVLPTRTEGLPRSLIEAMAVGLPCLASPVGGVPELLPTEAQVAVDDVAGLARALDALAHDPARRARLGGANRETARDFGATIRRQRLRAFYRAIRAVADGR; encoded by the coding sequence GTGAAGATCGCGGTCAGCTCCGAGTACCACTTCGTCCGCGGCGCCGACGGCGTCTACACCGACGCCAGCTACCCGTACAAGTTCTGGTCCGAGCTCGCCGACGTCTTCGACGAGGTCGTGCTGCTGGCGCGGGTCGGCGACCGGCCGGCGCGCGCCGGCGATCGGCGCGTCGACGGGCCCGGCGTCCGCGTGGTCGCCGTGCCTGACTTCGTCGGCCCCGGGGCCCTGGTCACCCGCGCGCCCGGGCTGGTGCGCGCCGCCGTGGCGACGACGCGCGCCGTCGACGTCGTGCTCGTGCGCGCGCCCGGCGTCGTCGCGACCGCGGTCCACGCCGCCGCCCGCGCGACCCGACGGCCGTACGCGATCGAGGTCGTCGGCGATCCGGGCGAGAGCCTGGTGGCGGCCGGCGGCTCGCTGGTGCGCCTGGCCACGATCGGCCGCTGGCTCTTGCGCCGCCAGGTCGCCGGCGTGAGCGCCAGCCGGTTCGTCACGCAGCGGGTCTTGCAGCGCCGCTTCCCGCCGCGGCCCGACACGTTCACGATCGGCGCGTCGGATCTCGAGCTGCCCGACGACGTGTTCGCGCAGCCGCCGGTGGCGATCGCGCCCGGACCGACGCTGGACCTGGTCTTCGTCGGCTCGCTGGCCCGGCCGTACAAGGGGCTCGACGTCCTCCTGGCCGCGCTCGCGCGGACCCGCGACGCCCACCGGCTGACCGTGGTCGGCGATGGCGCGCTGCGGCCGGCGCTCGAGGCCGACGCCGCCGCCCGCGGCCTGGCCGCGCGGGTCCAGTTCGTCGGGACGGTGCCCGCCCATGCGGTCTTCGACCAGCTGCGGGCCGCGGACCTGTTCGTGCTGCCGACCCGGACCGAGGGCCTGCCGCGTTCGCTCATCGAGGCGATGGCGGTGGGGCTGCCGTGCCTCGCCTCCCCGGTGGGCGGCGTCCCCGAGCTGCTGCCGACCGAGGCCCAGGTCGCCGTCGACGACGTCGCCGGCCTGGCCAGGGCGCTCGACGCGCTGGCGCACGATCCGGCGCGCCGCGCCCGCCTCGGCGGGGCCAACCGCGAGACCGCGCGCGACTTCGGCGCGACGATCCGGCGGCAGCGGCTGCGCGCGTTCTACCGGGCGATCCGGGCCGTGGCGGACGGGCGCTGA
- a CDS encoding serine/threonine protein kinase: MRARYTTLERLGGGGQAEVYRGVAETLQGFRKTVAIKRVLPSLANNPRFVSMFLDEARLSLFLQHANVVQVFDIHRAVDDAYLLIMEFVDGCDLKAALEREAQRGRLLEPRLALHIIIECCKGLHYAHVLDHPETNQPLHIVHRDVSPPNIMLSKNGEVKIVDFGLAKANSQVEQTDQGVVKGKFSYLSPEAAWGLEVDARTDVFAIGIILWEMLSGRRLFYGDTAYATVELVREARVPSLTALNPNIDAELDGIVRQALARDPAQRFQSAADVGDALSQYLFSRQWKVMSRDVANLVRDGRVAAARGASSRLSLIDALVADERAQMLADVAADLAAGPSRPTEAFGHETTESRDWVAELGLDQLD, from the coding sequence ATGCGCGCGCGCTACACGACTCTCGAGCGGCTGGGCGGCGGCGGCCAGGCCGAGGTGTACCGGGGCGTGGCCGAGACCCTGCAAGGCTTCCGCAAGACCGTCGCGATCAAGCGGGTGCTGCCGTCGCTGGCCAACAACCCGCGGTTCGTGTCGATGTTCCTCGACGAGGCTCGGCTGTCGCTGTTCCTCCAGCACGCCAACGTGGTCCAGGTCTTCGACATCCACCGCGCCGTCGACGACGCCTACCTGCTGATCATGGAGTTCGTCGACGGGTGCGACCTCAAGGCCGCGCTCGAGCGCGAGGCCCAGCGCGGGCGCCTGCTCGAGCCGCGCCTGGCGCTCCACATCATCATCGAGTGCTGCAAGGGCCTGCACTACGCCCACGTGCTCGACCACCCCGAGACCAACCAGCCGCTGCACATCGTCCACCGCGACGTGTCGCCGCCCAACATCATGCTGTCGAAGAACGGCGAGGTGAAGATCGTCGACTTCGGCCTGGCCAAGGCCAACAGCCAGGTCGAACAGACCGACCAGGGCGTGGTCAAGGGCAAGTTCAGCTACCTGTCGCCCGAGGCCGCGTGGGGCCTCGAGGTCGACGCCCGCACCGACGTGTTCGCGATCGGCATCATCCTGTGGGAGATGCTGTCGGGGCGGCGCCTCTTCTACGGCGACACCGCCTACGCCACGGTCGAGCTGGTGCGCGAGGCGCGCGTGCCGTCGCTGACCGCGCTCAACCCCAACATCGACGCCGAGCTCGACGGCATCGTCCGGCAGGCGCTCGCGCGCGATCCGGCCCAGCGCTTCCAGTCGGCCGCCGACGTCGGCGACGCGCTGTCGCAGTACCTGTTCTCGCGCCAGTGGAAGGTGATGTCGCGCGACGTCGCCAACCTGGTGCGCGACGGCCGGGTCGCGGCCGCGCGCGGCGCCTCGAGCCGGCTGTCCTTGATCGACGCGCTGGTCGCCGACGAGCGCGCCCAGATGCTGGCCGACGTCGCCGCCGACCTGGCCGCCGGCCCGAGCCGGCCGACCGAGGCGTTCGGCCACGAGACCACCGAGTCGCGCGACTGGGTCGCCGAGCTCGGGCTCGACCAGCTCGACTAG
- a CDS encoding spondin domain-containing protein, giving the protein MKKTAVMFTALAALAACGDADEPELTPDAGATTDAAPTPTTFTVRVDNVAPWTVLKAGLASTKLVATPGPLASGEAYDFTFTAGRGQALSFATMFGESNDWFFAPGPAGIALYDGDGAPVSGDVTAQVELWNAGTELDQEPAVGDSTGPRQSGPDAGAPDPDPTVRSIPVTAPLSSGVMFTRPAIDAVIRVTVTPGANRQFTVRLQNVSTATTLVTSAGSRDVHLSPAVWALHAAPGPLFTPGAADRAQGLEQVAESGRGAGLVNVLGVLTGVATPASPLVWAVHRGGTPLYDLGVADRGDGLERLAERGDPQVLADSLDASRTGLVGAGVLAVPVGAAGPGPARPGQAYEAEISALPGDRLSFATMFGMSNDWFFASDPAGIMLFNPDGSPMSGDVTHMVGIYDAGTELDEELGIGPNTAPQQATPDSGAPDPIRQVRAVGARYPAPASAHLRVTLTPR; this is encoded by the coding sequence ATGAAGAAGACCGCTGTCATGTTCACCGCGCTCGCCGCGCTCGCCGCCTGTGGCGACGCCGACGAGCCCGAGCTCACGCCCGACGCGGGCGCCACCACCGACGCGGCGCCGACGCCGACCACGTTCACCGTCCGCGTCGACAACGTCGCGCCGTGGACCGTGCTCAAGGCCGGGCTCGCGTCGACCAAGCTCGTGGCCACGCCCGGACCGCTGGCCTCCGGCGAGGCCTACGACTTCACCTTCACCGCCGGGCGCGGCCAGGCGCTGTCGTTCGCGACGATGTTCGGCGAGTCCAACGACTGGTTCTTCGCGCCGGGCCCGGCCGGCATCGCGCTCTACGACGGCGACGGCGCCCCGGTCAGCGGCGACGTCACGGCCCAGGTCGAGCTGTGGAACGCCGGCACCGAGCTCGATCAGGAGCCCGCCGTCGGCGACAGCACCGGTCCGCGCCAGAGCGGGCCCGACGCCGGCGCCCCCGATCCCGATCCGACCGTGCGCTCGATCCCGGTGACCGCGCCGCTGTCGAGCGGCGTGATGTTCACGCGCCCGGCGATCGACGCCGTGATCCGCGTGACCGTGACCCCGGGCGCCAACCGCCAGTTCACGGTGCGCCTGCAGAACGTGTCGACCGCGACCACGCTCGTGACCTCGGCCGGCAGCCGCGACGTCCACCTGTCGCCGGCGGTGTGGGCGCTCCACGCCGCGCCCGGACCGCTGTTCACGCCCGGCGCCGCCGACCGCGCGCAGGGCCTGGAGCAGGTGGCCGAGTCGGGCCGCGGCGCCGGCCTGGTCAACGTCCTCGGCGTGCTCACCGGCGTCGCCACGCCGGCGTCGCCGCTGGTCTGGGCGGTCCACCGCGGCGGCACCCCGCTGTACGATCTCGGCGTCGCCGATCGCGGCGACGGGCTCGAGCGCCTCGCCGAGCGCGGCGACCCGCAGGTGCTGGCGGACTCGCTCGACGCGTCGCGCACGGGCCTGGTCGGCGCCGGCGTCCTCGCGGTCCCGGTCGGCGCCGCCGGCCCCGGGCCGGCCCGGCCGGGCCAGGCGTACGAGGCCGAGATCTCCGCGCTGCCCGGCGACCGGCTGTCGTTCGCGACCATGTTCGGCATGTCGAACGACTGGTTCTTCGCGTCGGACCCCGCCGGGATCATGCTGTTCAACCCCGACGGCTCGCCGATGAGCGGCGACGTCACCCACATGGTCGGCATCTACGACGCCGGCACCGAGCTCGACGAGGAGCTCGGCATCGGGCCCAACACCGCGCCGCAGCAGGCGACGCCCGACAGCGGCGCGCCCGACCCGATCCGGCAGGTGCGCGCGGTCGGCGCGCGCTACCCGGCGCCGGCCAGCGCCCACCTGCGCGTGACGCTGACCCCGCGCTGA
- a CDS encoding HAD-IC family P-type ATPase: MVDAAPWHAQTAEAAATTLDVVPATGLTAAEVRARRARHGANALPEARRRSALAVLGAQFASPLIYLLLGAAAVALVLGHPSDAIVIGVVVVTNAIIGAFQEGRAERSLAMLRELATQRARVVRDGREEEIAASALVPGDVLVVDAGDAITADARVLDAAALQVSEAALTGESVAVTKAPEPVAADAALADRTCLLHAGTLVTAGRGRAVVVATGTRTEIGQIAAMAAAAVQPATPLERRIAQFGRYLIGAAAVTFALVLGVGAARGVPMAEVVMIAISQVVGMIPEGLPVAMTIALALGVQRMARRNVVVRRLAAVETLGSTTVICTDKTGTLTRNEMTVTALWLPDDRALTVTGVGYAPAGAILDAAGAAVAADDAPVRALLEAAALCNDAHVHADGAGWRTVGDPTEIALVTLALKGGVDVTAVRAAHARAAELPFDPAAKLMATAHVGPDGARQVLVKGAPEELLAQCATARRGAVDVALDDDDRGALRLAAERMAAQGLRVLAVGAIAGATLAPEAGFAALAGRVTLLGLIGQHDPPRPEVADAVARCRAAGIRTVMVTGDHKATGLAIATALGIAGADSEALDGRELAALTDAELAARIDRIAVFARVHPAQKLRIVSALQARGEVVAMTGDGVNDAPALVKADVGVAMGLGGTEVAKEAAKIVLIDDNFASIAAAAEEGRVVYRNLKKAVLLLFSTSAAEVLVLLLAMVLGYPPPFVAVQILWNNLVTEGLITVNLVMEEREGDEMTRPPISPSEPLLTRVLLARMAVMVPTIVAVTLGWFLWRTAAGVPHDQVRTETFTLLAICEWWNVLNCRSETRSALHTDVLRNRWLIGGLVIGNLLQAAVVFWPPLGQRFYTTPFGLEVAVALGAVGSLVLWVEELRKLIVRRRQR; this comes from the coding sequence ATGGTTGACGCCGCGCCGTGGCACGCCCAGACCGCCGAGGCGGCGGCGACGACCCTCGACGTCGTGCCCGCGACCGGCCTGACCGCGGCCGAGGTCCGCGCCCGGCGCGCGCGCCACGGCGCCAACGCCCTGCCCGAGGCCCGCCGCCGCTCGGCGCTGGCGGTGCTCGGCGCGCAGTTCGCGAGCCCGCTCATCTACCTCTTGCTCGGCGCCGCGGCCGTGGCGCTGGTGCTCGGCCACCCGAGCGACGCGATCGTGATCGGCGTGGTCGTCGTCACGAACGCGATCATCGGCGCGTTCCAGGAGGGCCGGGCCGAGCGATCGCTGGCGATGCTGCGCGAGCTGGCGACGCAGCGCGCGCGCGTGGTGCGCGACGGCCGCGAGGAGGAGATCGCCGCGAGCGCGCTGGTGCCCGGCGACGTGCTCGTGGTCGACGCCGGCGACGCGATCACCGCCGACGCGCGGGTGCTGGACGCCGCCGCGCTGCAGGTCAGCGAGGCCGCGCTGACCGGCGAGTCGGTCGCGGTCACCAAGGCCCCCGAGCCCGTGGCCGCGGACGCGGCCCTGGCCGATCGGACGTGCCTCCTCCACGCCGGCACCCTCGTGACCGCGGGCCGCGGGCGCGCCGTGGTCGTCGCCACCGGCACCAGGACCGAGATCGGCCAGATCGCCGCGATGGCCGCGGCCGCGGTCCAGCCGGCCACGCCGCTCGAGCGACGGATCGCGCAGTTCGGACGCTACCTCATCGGCGCGGCGGCGGTGACGTTCGCGCTGGTGCTGGGGGTCGGCGCCGCGCGCGGCGTGCCGATGGCCGAGGTCGTGATGATCGCGATCAGCCAGGTGGTCGGCATGATCCCCGAGGGCCTGCCGGTCGCGATGACGATCGCGCTGGCGCTGGGCGTGCAGCGGATGGCGCGCCGCAACGTCGTGGTCCGCCGGCTCGCGGCGGTCGAGACGCTGGGCTCGACCACGGTGATCTGCACCGACAAGACCGGCACGCTGACCCGCAACGAGATGACCGTGACCGCGCTGTGGCTGCCCGACGATCGCGCGCTCACGGTGACCGGCGTCGGCTACGCCCCGGCCGGCGCGATCCTCGACGCCGCCGGCGCGGCGGTGGCGGCTGACGACGCGCCGGTGCGCGCGCTGCTCGAGGCCGCGGCGCTGTGCAACGACGCCCACGTCCACGCCGACGGCGCCGGCTGGCGCACCGTCGGCGACCCGACCGAGATCGCGCTGGTGACGCTGGCGCTCAAGGGCGGCGTCGACGTCACGGCCGTGCGCGCCGCGCACGCGCGCGCGGCCGAGCTGCCGTTCGACCCGGCCGCCAAGCTGATGGCGACCGCGCACGTCGGCCCCGACGGCGCGCGCCAGGTGCTGGTCAAGGGCGCGCCCGAGGAGCTGCTGGCGCAGTGCGCGACCGCGCGCCGGGGCGCCGTCGACGTCGCGCTCGATGACGACGACCGCGGCGCGCTGCGCCTGGCGGCCGAGCGCATGGCCGCCCAGGGCCTGCGGGTGCTGGCGGTCGGCGCCATCGCCGGCGCGACGCTCGCGCCCGAGGCCGGGTTCGCGGCGCTGGCGGGGCGGGTGACGCTGCTCGGGCTGATCGGCCAGCACGATCCGCCGCGGCCCGAGGTCGCCGACGCGGTCGCGCGCTGTCGCGCCGCCGGCATCCGCACGGTCATGGTCACCGGCGACCACAAGGCGACCGGGCTGGCGATCGCCACCGCGCTCGGCATCGCCGGCGCGGACAGCGAGGCCCTCGACGGGCGCGAGCTCGCGGCGCTGACCGACGCCGAGCTGGCCGCGCGCATCGATCGCATCGCGGTGTTCGCCCGGGTCCACCCGGCCCAGAAGCTGCGCATCGTCAGCGCGCTCCAGGCCCGGGGCGAGGTGGTCGCGATGACCGGGGACGGCGTCAACGACGCGCCGGCGCTGGTCAAGGCCGACGTCGGCGTCGCGATGGGCCTGGGCGGCACCGAGGTCGCCAAGGAGGCGGCCAAGATCGTGCTGATCGACGACAACTTCGCCAGCATCGCGGCGGCCGCCGAGGAGGGGCGCGTCGTCTACCGCAACCTGAAGAAGGCGGTGCTGCTGCTGTTCTCGACCTCGGCGGCCGAGGTGCTGGTGCTGCTGCTGGCGATGGTGCTGGGCTACCCGCCGCCGTTCGTCGCGGTGCAGATCCTGTGGAACAACCTGGTCACCGAGGGGCTCATCACGGTCAACCTGGTGATGGAGGAGCGCGAGGGCGACGAGATGACGCGGCCGCCGATCTCGCCGAGCGAGCCGCTCCTGACCCGCGTGCTGCTGGCGCGCATGGCGGTGATGGTGCCGACGATCGTCGCCGTGACCCTGGGCTGGTTCCTGTGGCGCACCGCCGCCGGCGTCCCCCACGACCAGGTCCGCACCGAGACGTTCACGCTGCTGGCGATCTGCGAGTGGTGGAACGTCCTCAACTGCCGCTCGGAGACCCGCTCGGCCCTGCACACCGACGTGCTGCGCAACCGCTGGCTCATCGGCGGGCTGGTGATCGGCAACCTGCTGCAGGCGGCGGTCGTGTTCTGGCCGCCGCTGGGCCAGCGGTTCTACACGACGCCGTTCGGGCTCGAGGTGGCCGTGGCGCTGGGCGCGGTCGGGAGCCTGGTGCTGTGGGTCGAGGAGCTGCGCAAGCTGATCGTCCGCCGACGGCAGCGCTGA
- a CDS encoding ABC transporter ATP-binding protein, with protein MTAPVETVLRARQLTKVYGAGLTEVRALDGVDFELRAGELLVLLGPSGSGKSTLLNILGGLDAATSGTLHHGAQDLTRASDDELTEFRRAHIGFVFQFYNLVPSLTARENVQLAADLVAAPMPPAEALAVVGLDARLDHFPAQLSGGEQQRVAIARAIAKRPAVLLCDEPTGALDGKTGRLVLEALLAVNRRFGTATAIITHNAVIGDMADRVVTMKDGRIGDTRVNPARRPPAELDW; from the coding sequence GTGACCGCGCCTGTCGAGACCGTCCTGCGCGCGCGCCAGCTGACCAAGGTCTATGGCGCCGGGCTGACCGAGGTGCGGGCGCTGGACGGCGTGGACTTCGAGCTGCGCGCCGGCGAGCTCTTGGTGCTGCTGGGGCCGTCGGGGTCCGGCAAGTCGACCTTGCTCAACATCCTCGGCGGCCTCGACGCCGCCACCAGCGGGACGCTCCACCACGGCGCCCAGGACCTCACCCGCGCCAGCGACGACGAGCTCACCGAGTTCCGGCGCGCGCACATCGGCTTCGTGTTCCAGTTCTACAACCTGGTGCCGAGCCTGACCGCGCGCGAGAACGTGCAGCTCGCCGCCGATCTGGTCGCCGCCCCGATGCCGCCGGCCGAGGCCCTCGCCGTGGTCGGCCTCGACGCGCGCCTCGACCACTTCCCGGCGCAGCTGTCCGGCGGCGAGCAGCAGCGGGTCGCGATCGCGCGCGCGATCGCCAAGCGCCCCGCGGTGCTCCTGTGCGACGAGCCGACCGGCGCGCTCGACGGCAAGACCGGGCGCCTGGTGCTCGAGGCCCTGCTCGCGGTCAACCGGCGCTTCGGCACCGCCACCGCGATCATCACCCACAACGCGGTCATCGGCGACATGGCCGATCGGGTCGTGACGATGAAGGACGGGCGCATCGGCGACACCCGCGTCAACCCCGCGCGCCGGCCCCCGGCCGAGCTGGACTGGTGA